A stretch of Deinococcus radiopugnans ATCC 19172 DNA encodes these proteins:
- a CDS encoding aminopeptidase produces the protein MSDQLMNEPSNYDPKAHARLLTDYCVDAQPGQRVLVQATTLALPLVEELHRLLLERGATPLIRLEYPTQLEDFQRLASDSLLDATEPLLLAEVESLDASIRILTPSTPAEGLDPQRVARHRKAMNPVARARAGRRWNLSLFPTAYGAQAANMTLPQYEAFVSGAMFLDTPDPVAKWGEIRDLQAGLIERLSRAREVRIVGEDTDLTLNIAGRAWVNSDGKRNMPSGEVFTGPIETSANGQILFDLPTVYGGAAVRNVRLTFKDGLVVDAHAEQGEAALRAALDTDDGARWLGELGIGSNAGIQAPSQNILFDEKIGGTVHLALGNGYPETGGTNVSALHWDLIKDLRQGGQILLDGEVFQDGGRFV, from the coding sequence ATGAGTGACCAGCTGATGAACGAGCCATCCAATTACGATCCCAAAGCCCACGCCCGCCTGCTGACCGACTACTGCGTGGACGCCCAGCCCGGCCAGCGGGTGCTGGTGCAGGCCACCACCCTGGCCCTGCCGCTGGTGGAGGAACTGCACCGCCTGCTGCTGGAGCGCGGCGCAACCCCGCTGATCCGGCTGGAATACCCGACTCAACTGGAAGACTTTCAGCGTTTAGCCTCCGATTCGTTGCTGGACGCCACTGAGCCTTTGCTGCTGGCGGAGGTGGAGAGCCTCGACGCCTCCATCCGCATCCTGACGCCTTCTACCCCGGCCGAGGGCCTTGATCCGCAGCGGGTGGCCCGTCACCGCAAGGCCATGAACCCGGTGGCCCGCGCCCGCGCCGGGCGGCGCTGGAACCTGAGCCTGTTCCCCACCGCCTACGGCGCCCAGGCCGCGAACATGACCCTGCCCCAGTACGAGGCGTTCGTGTCGGGCGCCATGTTTCTGGATACGCCCGATCCGGTGGCGAAGTGGGGCGAGATCCGTGACTTGCAGGCAGGGTTGATCGAGCGCCTGTCGCGCGCCCGCGAGGTCCGCATCGTGGGCGAGGACACCGATCTGACGCTGAACATCGCGGGCAGAGCGTGGGTCAACAGCGACGGCAAGCGCAACATGCCGTCGGGCGAGGTCTTCACCGGCCCCATCGAAACCAGCGCCAATGGCCAGATTCTGTTCGATCTGCCCACGGTCTACGGGGGCGCGGCGGTGCGGAACGTGCGGCTGACCTTCAAGGACGGTCTGGTGGTGGACGCCCATGCCGAGCAGGGCGAGGCGGCGCTGCGGGCTGCGCTGGACACCGATGACGGCGCCCGGTGGCTGGGCGAGCTGGGCATCGGCAGCAACGCCGGCATCCAGGCCCCCAGCCAGAACATCCTGTTCGACGAGAAGATCGGCGGCACGGTGCATCTGGCGCTGGGCAACGGCTACCCCGAAACCGGCGGCACCAACGTCTCGGCGCTGCACTGGGATCTGATCAAGGACCTGCGGCAGGGCGGGCAGATTCTGCTGGACGGCGAGGTCTTTCAGGACGGCGGACGCTTCGTGTAG